In one Bacillus rossius redtenbacheri isolate Brsri chromosome 11, Brsri_v3, whole genome shotgun sequence genomic region, the following are encoded:
- the LOC134537029 gene encoding transcription factor BTF3 homolog 4-like — MNQEKLKKLQAQVRIGGKGTPRRKKKVVHATAATDDKKLQSSLKKLSVNTIPGIEEVNMIKDDGSVIHFNNPKAQASLAANTFAITGHGENKQITEMLPGILSQLGPEGLTQLKRLASSVANSAVGGKASIEEDDEVPELVENFDEASKEEVPINITEKGKVKEDTAVPVSKEEAKPKESTSVVEEKAED, encoded by the coding sequence ATGAATCAAGAAAAACTGAAGAAACTGCAAGCGCAAGTACGTATTGGAGGGAAAGGCACACCTCGCAGGAAGAAGAAGGTTGTACACGCAACTGCTGCGACTGACGACAAAAAGCTACAGAGTTCTTTGAAGAAACTGTCAGTTAACACAATACCGGGGATAGAAGAAGTGAACATGATAAAAGATGACGGTTCCGTAATTCATTTCAATAATCCGAAAGCACAGGCATCTTTAGCTGCCAACACATTCGCTATTACGGGTCACGGTGAGAACAAACAGATCACGGAGATGCTACCCGGTATTCTCAGCCAGCTTGGGCCGGAAGGGTTGACCCAACTGAAACGTCTTGCCTCGAGTGTCGCCAACAGCGCTGTAGGGGGTAAGGCTAGCATTGAGGAAGACGACGAAGTCCCGGAGCTTGTTGAGAACTTCGACGAAGCCAGCAAGGAAGAAGTCCCTATAAATATTACTGAGAAGGGTAAAGTAAAGGAAGATACCGCTGTTCCGGTCTCAAAAGAAGAGGCCAAACCCAAAGAGAGCACATCTGTAGTAGAAGAGAAGGCTGAGGATTAG